The following proteins come from a genomic window of Lycium ferocissimum isolate CSIRO_LF1 chromosome 4, AGI_CSIRO_Lferr_CH_V1, whole genome shotgun sequence:
- the LOC132054415 gene encoding purine permease 3-like has protein sequence MEPQVSSTMKRALLVINCIILAVGTCGGPLVMRLYFIKGGKRIWLSCWLETAAWPINFIPLAISYLYRCKSNNNDDDNNNNNNNTTKLILMTPRIFIATIGIGILQGLANYFYAYGIAKLPVSTSGLLFATQLAFTAFFAFIIVKLKFTSYSVNSVFLLTIGAVVLALRSGGDQPEGEPKKEYILGFIMTLASAALTGLIFPLVELIYKKAQQAITYTLVLEFQTVYCFVATVLSTVGMIINNDFQAISREAKAFELGESRYYVVIVWSAIILQFYFLGAIGVIYSASSLVSGILLSVLLPVTEVLAVFLYGEKFSAEKGVSLALSLWGFASYFYGDHKDNKRRENNQSPETEMSDKTCTP, from the exons ATGGAACCTCAAGTAAGCTCAACAATGAAGAGAGCTCTTCTAGTCATCAACTGTATAATTCTAGCTGTAGGAACCTGTGGTGGCCCTTTGGTCATGCGCCTTTACTTCATCAAAGGAGGCAAAAGAATTTGGCTATCATGCTGGCTAGAAACTGCTGCTTGGCCAATCAATTTCATCCCTTTAGCCATCTCCTACCTCTACCGTTGCAAAAGCAATAATAACGATGatgacaataacaacaacaataataataccacCAAGCTCATTCTGATGACTCCCCGAATTTTCATAGCCACTATTGGGATCGGAATCCTACAAGGATTGGCGAACTACTTCTACGCGTATGGCATAGCCAAATTACCTGTCTCCACTAGCGGACTTCTCTTTGCTACGCAACTTGCTTTCACCGCCTTCTTTGCTTTCATTATAGTAAAGCTGAAGTTCACTTCTTACTCCGTTAACTCGGTGTTTTTGTTAACGATTGGTGCGGTGGTTTTGGCCCTACGCTCCGGTGGTGATCAACCGGAGGGAGAGCCTAAGAAAGAGTATATATTAGGGTTTATCATGACCCTGGCATCTGCTGCTTTGACTGGGCTTATTTTTCCTTTGGTGGAGTTGATATATAAAAAGGCACAACAAGCTATCACTTACACACTTGTATTGGAGTTTCAGACTGTTTATTGCTTTGTTGCTACTGTGCTTTCAACTGTTGGGATGATCATAAACAACGACTTTCAG GCAATTTCAAGGGAGGCGAAAGCATTTGAACTTGGAGAAAGCAGATATTATGTTGTGATAGTATGGAGTGCAATAATTTTGCAATTCTACTTCTTAGGCGCCATTGGAGTCATCTATTCTGCTTCTTCTTTGGTGTCCGGCATTTTGCTATCTGTTCTGCTTCCTGTCACCGAAGTTTTAGCTGTTTTTCTTTACGGTGAAAAATTCAGTGCAGAAAAAGGGGTTTCTCTTGCCCTCTCTTTATGGGGATTTGCTTCATACTTTTATGGTGATCATAAAGACAACAAGAGGAGAGAAAATAATCAATCCCCGGAAACAGAGATGAGTGATAAAACTTGTACGCCATGA